From the Lolium rigidum isolate FL_2022 chromosome 2, APGP_CSIRO_Lrig_0.1, whole genome shotgun sequence genome, one window contains:
- the LOC124691996 gene encoding histone H3.2 isoform X2, which yields MARTKQTARKSTGGKAPRKQLATKAARKSAPATGGVKKPHRFRPGTVALREIRKYQKSTELLIRKLPFQRLVREIAQDFKTDLRFQSSAVSALQEAAEAYLVGLFEDTNLCAIHAKRVTIMPKDIQLARRIRGERA from the coding sequence ATGGCCCGCACGAAGCAGACGGCGAGGAAGTCCACCGGCGGCAAGGCGCCGCGCAAGCAGCTGGCCACCAAGGCGGCGCGCAAGTCCGCGCCGGCCACCGGCGGCGTGAAGAAGCCCCACCGCTTCCGCCCCGGCACCGTCGCGCTCCGCGAGATCCGCAAGTACCAGAAGAGCACGGAGCTGCTCATCCGCAAGCTGCCCTTCCAGCGCCTCGTCAGGGAGATCGCGCAGGACTTCAAGACCGACCTCCGCTTCCAGAGCTCCGCCGTCTCCGCGCTCCAGGAGGCCGCCGAGGCCTACCTCGTTGGCCTCTTCGAGGACACCAACCTCTGCGCCATCCACGCCAAGCGCGTCACCATCATGCCCAAGGACATCCAGCTCGCACGCCGCATCAGGGGCGAGAGGGCCTAG
- the LOC124691996 gene encoding histone H3.2 isoform X1 — protein sequence MARTKQTARKSTGGKAPRKQLATKAARKSAPATGGVKKPHRFRPGTVALREIRKYQKSTELLIRKLPFQRLVREIAQDFKTDLRFQSSAVSALQEAAEAYLVGLFEDTNLCAIHAKRVTIMPKDIQLARRIRGERAYIGLNIFVMTEC from the exons ATGGCCCGCACGAAGCAGACGGCGAGGAAGTCCACCGGCGGCAAGGCGCCGCGCAAGCAGCTGGCCACCAAGGCGGCGCGCAAGTCCGCGCCGGCCACCGGCGGCGTGAAGAAGCCCCACCGCTTCCGCCCCGGCACCGTCGCGCTCCGCGAGATCCGCAAGTACCAGAAGAGCACGGAGCTGCTCATCCGCAAGCTGCCCTTCCAGCGCCTCGTCAGGGAGATCGCGCAGGACTTCAAGACCGACCTCCGCTTCCAGAGCTCCGCCGTCTCCGCGCTCCAGGAGGCCGCCGAGGCCTACCTCGTTGGCCTCTTCGAGGACACCAACCTCTGCGCCATCCACGCCAAGCGCGTCACCATCATGCCCAAGGACATCCAGCTCGCACGCCGCATCAGGGGCGAGAGGGCCTA TATTGGACTAAATATTTTTGTAATGACAGAATGCTGA